One stretch of Nicotiana tabacum cultivar K326 chromosome 18, ASM71507v2, whole genome shotgun sequence DNA includes these proteins:
- the LOC107814155 gene encoding uncharacterized protein LOC107814155 isoform X2 yields MLIMIAQIAVATTVGVLGWAYLALLKPPPPKVCGSPGGPPVTSPRVQLSDGRYLAYKEEGIDKEKAKYKIIIVHGFDSSKDLKLPISQDLIQELQIYLLQYDRAGYGESDPHPKRSVKSEAFDIEELADKLQLGPKFYVLGLSMGAYPLWSCLKYIPHRLAGVALVVPFVNYWWSCYPAKLSKEALGKMLPQDQRTFRVVHYAPWLVHWWMNQKWFRALSITEGNMAIFSPPDLEIVKKLSGAPSPGQEKVRQQGEFECLYRDMIIAFGNWDFAPTEITNPFPNNEGSVHLWQGHDDRIIPRELNRYLAEKLPWIQYHEVPNAGHLLIYNASFCETILRKLLTS; encoded by the exons atGCTAA TTATGATTGCACAAatagcagtagcaacaacagtTGGAGTGTTGGGATGGGCTTATTTGGCCTTACTTAAGCCTCCTCCTCCAAAAGTTTGTGGCTCACCGGGTGGCCCTCCGGTGACTTCGCCAAGGGTCCAACTCAGCGATGGGCGATATTTAGCCTACAAAGAGGAGGGCATTGACAAGGAGAAGGCAAAGTACAAGATCATTATTGTTCATGGCTTTGATAGTTCTAAAGACTTGAAGTTACCTATTTCTCAG GACCTCATACAAGAGCTCCAAATATATCTCCTACAATATGATCGTGCTGGTTATGGAGAGAGTGATCCACATCCAAAGCGCTCAGTAAAGAGTGAAGCATTTGACATTGAGGAGCTAGCTGATAAGTTGCAACTAGGACCCAAGTTCTATGTGCTTGGCTTGTCCATGGGAGCCTATCCTCTGTGGAGTTGCCTAAAGTACATACCACATAG GCTGGCTGGAGTTGCCCTTGTTGTTCCATTTGTAAATTACTGGTGGTCCTGTTATCCTGCAAAACTATCAAAAGAAGCCTTGGGAAAGATGCTTCCTCAAGATCAGCGAACATTTCGGGTTGTACATTATGCCCCATGGCTGGTTCATTGGTGGATGAACCAAAAGTGGTTCCGTGCTTTAAGTATTACCGAAGGGAATATGGCCATATTTAGTCCTCCAGATCTAGAAATAGTGAAAAAGTTATCAGGTGCCCCTAGTCCTGGTCAG GAAAAGGTTCGACAGCAGGGCGAGTTTGAATGTTTGTATCGGGACATGATAATAGCATTTGGAAACTGGGACTTTGCTCCAACAGAGATCACAAATCCTTTTCCAAATAACGAAGGTTCTGTCCATCTTTGGCAAGGCCACGATGACAGAATTATCCCACGTGAACTCAACCGTTATCTGGCAGAGAAGCTTCCGTGGATTCAATATCATGAGGTTCCTAATGCTGGACATTTGTTAATTTACAATGCTAGTTTTTGTGAAACCATCTTGAGGAAACTTTTGACTAGTTGA
- the LOC107814155 gene encoding uncharacterized protein LOC107814155 isoform X1: protein MAVNQSGKRVTAASARAHTRKSKNNTPFRLSSIMIAQIAVATTVGVLGWAYLALLKPPPPKVCGSPGGPPVTSPRVQLSDGRYLAYKEEGIDKEKAKYKIIIVHGFDSSKDLKLPISQDLIQELQIYLLQYDRAGYGESDPHPKRSVKSEAFDIEELADKLQLGPKFYVLGLSMGAYPLWSCLKYIPHRLAGVALVVPFVNYWWSCYPAKLSKEALGKMLPQDQRTFRVVHYAPWLVHWWMNQKWFRALSITEGNMAIFSPPDLEIVKKLSGAPSPGQEKVRQQGEFECLYRDMIIAFGNWDFAPTEITNPFPNNEGSVHLWQGHDDRIIPRELNRYLAEKLPWIQYHEVPNAGHLLIYNASFCETILRKLLTS from the exons ATGGCTGTAAATCAAAGTGGTAAAAGAGTAACTGCTGCATCTGCTAGAGCTCACACCAGAAAATCCAAGAATAACACCCCATTTCGTCTTTCTTCAA TTATGATTGCACAAatagcagtagcaacaacagtTGGAGTGTTGGGATGGGCTTATTTGGCCTTACTTAAGCCTCCTCCTCCAAAAGTTTGTGGCTCACCGGGTGGCCCTCCGGTGACTTCGCCAAGGGTCCAACTCAGCGATGGGCGATATTTAGCCTACAAAGAGGAGGGCATTGACAAGGAGAAGGCAAAGTACAAGATCATTATTGTTCATGGCTTTGATAGTTCTAAAGACTTGAAGTTACCTATTTCTCAG GACCTCATACAAGAGCTCCAAATATATCTCCTACAATATGATCGTGCTGGTTATGGAGAGAGTGATCCACATCCAAAGCGCTCAGTAAAGAGTGAAGCATTTGACATTGAGGAGCTAGCTGATAAGTTGCAACTAGGACCCAAGTTCTATGTGCTTGGCTTGTCCATGGGAGCCTATCCTCTGTGGAGTTGCCTAAAGTACATACCACATAG GCTGGCTGGAGTTGCCCTTGTTGTTCCATTTGTAAATTACTGGTGGTCCTGTTATCCTGCAAAACTATCAAAAGAAGCCTTGGGAAAGATGCTTCCTCAAGATCAGCGAACATTTCGGGTTGTACATTATGCCCCATGGCTGGTTCATTGGTGGATGAACCAAAAGTGGTTCCGTGCTTTAAGTATTACCGAAGGGAATATGGCCATATTTAGTCCTCCAGATCTAGAAATAGTGAAAAAGTTATCAGGTGCCCCTAGTCCTGGTCAG GAAAAGGTTCGACAGCAGGGCGAGTTTGAATGTTTGTATCGGGACATGATAATAGCATTTGGAAACTGGGACTTTGCTCCAACAGAGATCACAAATCCTTTTCCAAATAACGAAGGTTCTGTCCATCTTTGGCAAGGCCACGATGACAGAATTATCCCACGTGAACTCAACCGTTATCTGGCAGAGAAGCTTCCGTGGATTCAATATCATGAGGTTCCTAATGCTGGACATTTGTTAATTTACAATGCTAGTTTTTGTGAAACCATCTTGAGGAAACTTTTGACTAGTTGA
- the LOC107814155 gene encoding uncharacterized protein LOC107814155 isoform X3 — MIAQIAVATTVGVLGWAYLALLKPPPPKVCGSPGGPPVTSPRVQLSDGRYLAYKEEGIDKEKAKYKIIIVHGFDSSKDLKLPISQDLIQELQIYLLQYDRAGYGESDPHPKRSVKSEAFDIEELADKLQLGPKFYVLGLSMGAYPLWSCLKYIPHRLAGVALVVPFVNYWWSCYPAKLSKEALGKMLPQDQRTFRVVHYAPWLVHWWMNQKWFRALSITEGNMAIFSPPDLEIVKKLSGAPSPGQEKVRQQGEFECLYRDMIIAFGNWDFAPTEITNPFPNNEGSVHLWQGHDDRIIPRELNRYLAEKLPWIQYHEVPNAGHLLIYNASFCETILRKLLTS; from the exons ATGATTGCACAAatagcagtagcaacaacagtTGGAGTGTTGGGATGGGCTTATTTGGCCTTACTTAAGCCTCCTCCTCCAAAAGTTTGTGGCTCACCGGGTGGCCCTCCGGTGACTTCGCCAAGGGTCCAACTCAGCGATGGGCGATATTTAGCCTACAAAGAGGAGGGCATTGACAAGGAGAAGGCAAAGTACAAGATCATTATTGTTCATGGCTTTGATAGTTCTAAAGACTTGAAGTTACCTATTTCTCAG GACCTCATACAAGAGCTCCAAATATATCTCCTACAATATGATCGTGCTGGTTATGGAGAGAGTGATCCACATCCAAAGCGCTCAGTAAAGAGTGAAGCATTTGACATTGAGGAGCTAGCTGATAAGTTGCAACTAGGACCCAAGTTCTATGTGCTTGGCTTGTCCATGGGAGCCTATCCTCTGTGGAGTTGCCTAAAGTACATACCACATAG GCTGGCTGGAGTTGCCCTTGTTGTTCCATTTGTAAATTACTGGTGGTCCTGTTATCCTGCAAAACTATCAAAAGAAGCCTTGGGAAAGATGCTTCCTCAAGATCAGCGAACATTTCGGGTTGTACATTATGCCCCATGGCTGGTTCATTGGTGGATGAACCAAAAGTGGTTCCGTGCTTTAAGTATTACCGAAGGGAATATGGCCATATTTAGTCCTCCAGATCTAGAAATAGTGAAAAAGTTATCAGGTGCCCCTAGTCCTGGTCAG GAAAAGGTTCGACAGCAGGGCGAGTTTGAATGTTTGTATCGGGACATGATAATAGCATTTGGAAACTGGGACTTTGCTCCAACAGAGATCACAAATCCTTTTCCAAATAACGAAGGTTCTGTCCATCTTTGGCAAGGCCACGATGACAGAATTATCCCACGTGAACTCAACCGTTATCTGGCAGAGAAGCTTCCGTGGATTCAATATCATGAGGTTCCTAATGCTGGACATTTGTTAATTTACAATGCTAGTTTTTGTGAAACCATCTTGAGGAAACTTTTGACTAGTTGA